The Microcaecilia unicolor chromosome 3, aMicUni1.1, whole genome shotgun sequence nucleotide sequence tgtccagcaaccctcctctcccctctatccaccaatatccagcgaccctcctctcccgccctgccctgccctccatctacccatgtccagcaaccctcctctcccctccatccatccatgtccagaaaccctcctccccctgccctccattcacccatgtccagtgaccctcctctccccctgccatccacccatgtccagcaactctcctccccctgccctccatccacccatgtccagcgaccctcctctcccctgccctccatccacccacccatgtccagcaaccctcctctccccctgccatcccctccatccacccatgtccagcaatcctcatctcccccctgccctcctcccctccatctgccttcttccagacCACCCCGCTCCCCCGGTCGTCTAtcatccgtctgccctctgcagctctgctccccgatagccctggtttccttcttgcaccgccgccctgcctttaaaaattttattttccctcgaggcacgctggcgttgaagcgaaggcagcaggctcagctcggttccagccttcccttcctttgcatcatggctccgccctcgcgcaatcaggaaatacgtcaggtgagggcggagccatggtgcgaaggaagggaaggctggaaccgagctgagcctgctgtctTCGCTTCAACGCCAAcgtgcctcgagggaaaataaaatttttaaaggcaagacGGCGGcgcaagaaggaaaccagggctatcagggagcagagctgcagagggcagacggatgatggacgacccggggagcagaggcgagccggctcgcaagatgccaataaatttaacaacaggctcttgcgagccggtgtgagccggctccagcacaccactgctctcgacccccccctcctgccatcaACCTGCCattgccgtctgctacctttgctggcaagggaccccaacccccaccagccgaggtcctcttcttccttccttctgtttctgaatctgacgtcctgcacgtacaactcgAAACATACTcatactcagaaacagaacgaaggaagacgaggacctcggctggcgggggttggggtcccctgccagcaaaggtaggcaacagcgatggcgggagagggttggcggcagaaggggggatcgagagggtcatcggcatgggggggggtcaaagttgttggtgctagtggtggcggtggcggggggtcggcggcgccgggggggggggctaaaatgtgccccctcacctcgggctctggacccccctcccgccgaagtctggctatgcccctgacccatactaaaaaaaaaagacgtccctgatgagcacttggacattttcacctggacttgtgtttttttaaggttgtagatggctattatacatgcagcttgtctgcgtgtatgaagccgtctttggcatgtgcagagcagccactcataacgcttggctgctctgcactggtttcccctccttaggaaggaaattgtgtgcaaatgagttaacattgagcagctcatttgcatgtgatttccttcatgcatgcccgttcctttccgaatcgttGAGGGAtctgtaagggaagggctttttctgttcagttagtgcatcagttagtccactgcagtgccccctagggtgcctggttggtgtccttgcatgtcagggggaccagtgcactacgaatgctggctcctcccatgaccaaatgagttggatttggtcatttttgagatgggcgtccttggtttccattatggccgaaaaccggggatgatcatctataaggtcgaccatctcaacatttatgtcaaccatctctaaggtcgacctaacagttgagatttgggcgtcctcgaccgtattattgaaacaaaagctggacgcccatcttgtttcgataatacgggttttcccaccccttcggcaggacgtcctgcaaggacgccctcaggaaaacttgggctccccatttgattatgcccctccacatcttttttgagatgtggtgaccagaacagcacacaacattcgaggtgcaatcacaccatggagcgatacaaaggcattaaaatgtcctcatttttgttttccattcctttcctaataatacctaacattctatttgctttcttagccgccgctgtacactgagcagagggtgtcAACGTATcaccaacaatgacacctagatccctttactggttagtgactcctaatgtggaaccctgcattatatagctataattcaggttcctctttcccacatgcatcactttgcacttgctcacattaaacgtcatctgccatttggatgcccagtctcccagtctcataaggtcctcttgtaatttttcacaatcctcttgcgatttaacaattttgaataattttgtgtcatcagcaaatttaattacctcactagttactcccatctctagatcatttataaatatgttaaaaagcagcggttgcagcacagacctctgggaaacccactatctacccttttccattgagaatactgaccatttaaccctactttctgttttctatcttttagaaagtttttaatccataatagtacactacctcctatcccattactctccaatttcctctggagtctttcatgagatagattgtcaaatgcttttgaaaatccagatacataatatcgaccagctcacctttatccacatgtttgttcaccccttcaaagaaatataatagattggcgagacaagatttcccttcactaaatacatgttggctttgtctcattaatccattcctttgaatttgctctgtaattttgttctctataatagtctctaccattttgcctagcaccgACGCCAgattctataatttcccggatcacatctggaactttaaaaaaaaaattggtgttacattggccacccaccAATCTTCcgttaccatgcttgattttaaacataCATTACATATTCCTAACAATAGTTCTAcacgttcatttttcaattcaatcagtactctgggatgaataccttccggtccaggcaatttgctactgttcaatttgtcaaattgtgccactacatcttccaggttaatagagatttcattcagtttctctgactatCTTTTCTGGCATGAGTAtctctcccaaaaaaaaaaaaaaaatatatatatatatatatatatatatatatatatattctcagggcacagaccatataagtcttgtCCTAAACGttatgaagctaacgtcgaagccccttaaaatgtacactccagcccattcctatctattcagtcatgatcagagtgtagaccgtagaaatctaccaagcaccagttttgctttgaattccattaccgttttcatctccaccacctcccgcattccacatatccaccaccctctctgtgaaaaaatacttcctgacattactcctgagtctgctccccttcaacctcaattcatgtcctctagttctaccgccttcccatccccagaaaaggtttatttgcagattaatacctttcaaatatttggtcGCCtgtatctgtatcatatcactcctgttttttctttcctccaaagtatgcaTGTTgaagtcggcaagtctctcctgatACGGTTTGCAATGTAAATCCCAtgccattttcgtagcttttctttgcactgcttccagtctttttacatccttagctagttacggcctccaaaactgaacacaatactccaagtggggcctcaccaatgacttgtagacgggcatcaatacctcctttcttctggtaGTTATACCCCTTTCTTTGCAGCCTagctgtcgccttgtcacattgtttcttcaccttcagatcctcagacaccaacaccccaaggtctctctcctgagtcgagcttactaatctctcccctcctttccGGTATCGCTCTTTCAGGTTTCTCCACCCTGgcacctggtcaaaagaaaccaatcaaaagaaaccagacaaaaaagttccaaacaaaaaaaggttCCTGACATAAAAGTccttgacaaaatagactcctgacaaaaggacctgatgaaatagatttactgagaaagtcaacggcttgtcacttgaaagtcctggcacctgcctacggcttggcttcactatccacactttgtatctagtgagaatcataaatctgcttgagaacataatccagcttgattaaggaggtttccctgccctgttttgtgtagagtctattttgtcttgggttttttgggttagggttttttttgtcatggtctgttttggttttagtctgttttgttggggggtttgtgtcaggttttttttttgtatggtctattatgtcaGGGTGCCCTCCACCTCAAGTACATCACTCTACACTCTACACAGGACCTCACTTTGTTGTATTACTCTTTCAACATTTTAAATCACTTATTCACATTATATTGAGTGGAAAAATTGAATCCTATGAAATTTTCTTAtgcttgaaaaatgtatttatttatcttgATAAAATCTAGCTGATTAATGCAATgttcacatacagtgggggaaataagtatttgatcccttgctgattttgtaagtttgcccactgacaaagacatgagcagcccataattgaagggtaggttattggtaacagtgagagatagcacatcacaaattaaatccggaaaatcacattgtggaaagtatatgaatttatttgcattctgcagagggaaataagtatttgatcccccaccaaccagtaagagatctggcccctacagaccaggtagatgctccaaatcaactcgttacctgcatgacagacagctgtcggcaatggtcacctgtatgaaagacacctgtccacagactcagtgaatcagtcagactctaacctctacaaaatggccaagagcaaggagctgtctaaggatgtcagggacaagatcatacacctgcacaaggctggaatgggctacaaaaccatcagtaagacgctgggcgagaaggagacaactgttggtgccatagtaagaaaatggaagaagtacaaaatgactgtcaatcgacaaagatctggggctccacgcaaaatctcacctcgtggggtatccttgatcatgaggaaggttagaaatcagcctacaactacaaggggggaacttgtcaatgatctcaaggcagctgggaccactgtcaccacgaaaaccattggtaacacattacgacataacggattgcaatcctgcagtgcccgcaaggtccccctgctccggaaggcacatgtgatggcccgtctgaagtttgccagtgaacacctggatgatgccgagagtgattgggagaaggtgctgtggtcagatgagacaaaaattgtgctctttggcatgaactcaactcgccgtgtttggaggaagagaaatgctgcctatgacccaaagaacaccgtccccactgtcaagcatggaggtggaaatgttatgttttgggggtgtttctctgctaagggcacaggactacttcaccgcatcaatgggagaatggatggggccatgtaccgtacaattctgagtgacaacctccttccctccgccagggccttaaaaatgggtcgtggctgggtcttccagcacgacaatgacccaaaacatacagccaaggcaacaaaggagtggctcaggaagaagcacattagggtcatggagtggcctagccagtcaccagaccttaatcccattgaaaacttatggagggagctgaagctgcgagttgccaagcgacagcccagaactcttaatgatttagagatgatctgcaaagaggagtggaccaaaattcctcctgacatgtgtgcaaacctcatcatcaactacagaagacgtctgaccgctgtgcttgccaacaagggttttgccaccaagtattaggtcttgtttgccagagggattaaatacttatttccctctgcagaatgcaaataaattcatatactttccacaatgtgattttccggatttaatttgtgatgtgctatctctcactgttaccaataacctacccttcaattatgggctgctcatgtctttgtcagtgggcaaacttacaaaatcagcaagggatcaaatacttatttcccccactgtatgtttatACAATCCAAACAATGACATTGCGTGCCTTTtgagaagatgggtgtccttctctcagggttgcccaaatcggcataattgaaagccgatttttggcttCCTcatctgctttccgtcgcggtgatgaccaaagttcacgagggtgTGTCggaagtgtaccgaaggtgggacggggatatggttaagagatgggcatcctcggctgataatggaaaaaagaaggtttccctgatgagcatttggtcgattttacttggtccattttgttttcacgaccaagccttgaaaaggtgcccgaactgaccatatgaccaccggagggaatcggggatgccctccccgtactcccccagtggtcactaaccccttcccacccaaaagcaaaaatgtaaaagcatttttttcagcctctataccagcctcaaatgtcatacccagctccatcacagcagtatgcaggtccctggagcagtttttagttcctgcagtgcacttcaggcacgtGCACCaaagcccattcccccctacctgttacacttgtggtggtaaatgttgagccctccaaacccccccccccaaaacccactgtacccacatgtaggtgccccccttcaccccttagggctatggtagtggtgcacagttgtggggagtgggttttgggaaggggggttggagggctcagcaccgaaggtaagggagctatgcagctgagagcaatttgtgaagtccactgcagtgctgcctagggtgcccggttggtgtcctggcatgtgagggggaccaatgcactatgaatactcgctcctcccacgacaaaatagcttggatttggtcgtttttgagatgggcgtcctcggtttccattatcgccgaaaaccaggaacaaccatctcaaaaacgacctaaggacgaccatctctaaggtcgtccTAAATTtaatgatttgggcgtcctcgaccgcattatcgaaacgaaagatagacgcccatcttgtttcgataatacgggttgccccgcccctttacggcgcCATCCTGCAAGGATGCTGTCATGACAACTTGGgagcccctttcgattatgcccctctatgtattttaTATTGATAATATAGCATAGGTATATGGGAGAGTTATTTCCCCTGTTTGGtaattattaaattttaactgccagaccctcgaccattcttctaatgtttggagatcccttcttactgtttctactccctccagggtatccactctattggctattttcatgtcatccgctAAAAGGCAAccctttccttccaacctttcagcaatgtcatccacaaatatattaaacagaataggccccagcaccgacccctgaggaactccactgctcaccttcctttcctcagagcggattccatttaccacctccctctgccacctgtcggtcaaccagtttcttatccagttcaccactttcagtcctaagttcagccttttcagtttattcacaagtcttctgtgggggactgtatcaaaggctttgctgaaatccaagtagattacatctagcacatgtcctttatccagttctttggtcacccagtccaagaactcaataagatttgtttggcaggattttcctttggtaaagccatgttgcctctggtcctgtaatccattggtttctagaaagttaactatcctttcttcagcagcaactccattatttttccttccaCCAACGAGAGACTTactagtctgtagtttcccacttcttccctgtctccacttttgtgaagagggaccacatccactcatctccaatcccgcggaacctctcctgtctctaaagatctattaaataaatctttaagaggtcccaccagtacctctctgagctccctcagtatcctgggatgtatcccatccggccccatagccttgtccactttcagattctccaactgtttataaactctttcttccgtaaatggcgcagtatccactccattcccagatgttccctcagcagccaaccgcagtccttcaccaggattttcctccgtgaacaccaaagagaagtaattgtttagcaagtttgctttatcttcatcactctccacatagccattcttatcatctttcagtctcgcaattccattcttttcgtttctcctttctccagtatatctgaaaaaggtcttgtcacctctctttacatattTAACTATTTTTTCttgctacttgtttggagaaccatataggcttcctgcttctcttgtttttgtttactttccttgcataaagatcagttgccatagcTATAGCAGCCTTTAggtttgaccactgattttccacatctcctgtgctttcccacgctaagagctccttcttcaggtattcccccattttatcaaaatcagtacgtctgaaatccagtactttgagttttgtgcgtccgcactctgcctttgcccttatatcaaaccatactgtATGATCATACTGTATGATGTAATGATGtaatgatgatcactattacataggagGGCACCAACCCAGATATtgaaaacacttcctccattcgtgagcactagatccagcatccaGGGCCCTAAGAAAAcaggacttagggccctgtttactaagccacactgtaggcacactaactttgtagcatatgggtgtctctagcattagcacacaaatgtttagagtgtgctaaaaggTTAGTGCGcctttagtaaagagggcccttaaAGTCCTAACACAGGTTGATAACTTTGCCCCAAATGTAGCTAAAAGCACAGTGTTATTGAACAATTTTAATCCTATTGATGATAGACAATTCTCAGCCAGTTTGTGTGTACAAGTTGTTATTCACTCAGTAAATAAATTTGAAATTTGCCCTAAATGAGTTCAGTATTACGCCTTTCTGTTCAACCACATTTACAATTATTGATACATGATGCGTTGGTATTGCTGGATAGCAAAATGATGTTATTTCTGTTACactatttctgtttctttttatttaaattcCAGCAGATCAAGAACATTGAATCAATTGGAAAGGAAAACAAGACCTCAGTCACAGAATTCATTCTCATGGGATTCTCTGATCACCCTCACTTACAGCTCCTCATTTCTGGCATTGTTTTCTTGATCTTCCTGATCTCTGTGCTCGGAAACTTCATGTTTTTGATGTTGGTGTGTGCTGACCCTCACCTGCAAAAgcccatgtacttcttcctcagtAACCTGTCCTTCGTAGATATTGGTAActcctctgtcaccctctctACACTGCTGCACAGCCTTATGACAGGGGAGTCACTAATTTCATTTACTCTATGTGTAGCACAATTTTACTTCTTTGTTTCTTTCATAGCaacagaatttttccttcttagtGCCATGGCCTATGATCGATATGTTGCTATCTGTGACCCTTTACGTTACACACTTATCATGAACAGGAGAGCCTGTGTCCTTCTGGCATCTATGTCTTGGATAATTGCATTTCTGAGTATGGTACTCCTGGGATTTTTAATATCTCAGGTCAATTTCTGCAAGGGCAATGTGATTAACCATTTTTTCTGTGATTTCACAGCACTAATGAAACTCTCCTGTGGTGATGTATTCTACATTGAAGTTGTGCTATTTACTGAAGGGGTTACTCTGACAATTATTCCTTCCATACTAACCCTTATATCCTATATCTTCATTATCTCCAGTATCTTGAAAATCCGTTCTGCAAAGGGAAGACGtaaagccttctccacctgctcctcccacctTACTGTCATTTGTCTGTTCTATGGGACTTTGTTCTGTATATACCTCAGACCATCTTCAACATATTCCCCAGGCCAAATTAAACTCTTCTCTCTGCTGTACACAGCTCTGATTCCAATGTTAAACCCTATGATTTATAGCCTGAGAAATCAGGATGTGAAAAAAGCCCTCACTAAAGTCATAGGTATGAACCACATTAAGGATGCCAGCTGCCATTTTCCTGTTATGTATGTTGTTAGAAATAATCCATCTCTGTAAATGTCATCAAATATAAAAACGCTTTCAAGCTTATTATAATCGATGGTCAAGGCCCATAAATATAGCTATCTGTTTTTTGGGAGGAGAAGGGTCAAGGGGGAGGAAGATCTGATTAATAGTTACCCTCAACTTCcctttacatttttattattcttttatttagatttcttttcttttctctagcCTTtgctttttaattcattttttccttttttacatTTCTTCTCCCCTCTGATTTTTCAGTTTCTTTCTTCTGTTATCTATTCTcacaggggcccttctactaagacgcactgaaaagtggcctgcgctggtgtaggcgcgtgttttggcatGTGTTTTTTCAGCCTGCCTGGAGAAAAGGCcgttttgtggccaaaaatggatatgcagcaaaattaaaaccagtatgcgtccattttcggcctcagACATgtatatgtataccttggaggaaaggagaaacaggggtgaaatgATTCATTCCACTCACCGCTGAAGCAGTCAACCAAGCGATTAAAAAGTTCTCCAAGACTCATTGTAAATTGGACATCTGCCCTAGTCACCTATTAAAATCTGCACCCCACCACTtcacaacagacctcacatcccacttaaactacatgcttcaacatggtctcttctCCAAGGAAaacggcaatatcctactcaccctaattccaaaagataccaagaaaaaaaaaaaagaatatcaccaactaccgcccagtagcatcaatcccactagtagtcaaactgatggaaagcatggtaaccaaacaactgacTACATAAATAATCCACGAATCAAACtcaggattccgctccaaccacagcaccgaaacagttctaattactctcctagccaaattcaaacaagagattgcaacaggcaaaagtgtacttctcctacaattcgacgtctagtgcattcgacatggtaaatcagacaatccgcaaatgaaccttttccggaaaatggaaggcagtagaactagaggacatgaattgaggttgaaggggggcagactcaggactaatgtcaggaagtatt carries:
- the LOC115464672 gene encoding olfactory receptor 1019-like, producing MMLFLLHYFCFFLFKFQQIKNIESIGKENKTSVTEFILMGFSDHPHLQLLISGIVFLIFLISVLGNFMFLMLVCADPHLQKPMYFFLSNLSFVDIGNSSVTLSTLLHSLMTGESLISFTLCVAQFYFFVSFIATEFFLLSAMAYDRYVAICDPLRYTLIMNRRACVLLASMSWIIAFLSMVLLGFLISQVNFCKGNVINHFFCDFTALMKLSCGDVFYIEVVLFTEGVTLTIIPSILTLISYIFIISSILKIRSAKGRRKAFSTCSSHLTVICLFYGTLFCIYLRPSSTYSPGQIKLFSLLYTALIPMLNPMIYSLRNQDVKKALTKVIGMNHIKDASCHFPVMYVVRNNPSL